The stretch of DNA GATTTTGACAAAACCTCAAACGATTAATATTGCATTAGATAAACCTGCTGAAGGAGTTTTGCAAGCAGCTTATCTAACTTATGATCATCAAAAAACACCTTTGATTCATAGTTTGTTGGCAGATAAACCAGAGTATGAGCGAATTTTAATTTTTACGTCTACCAAACGAAAGGTATTTGATATTGTTCGTTCGCTTAGAAAAGAGGGCTATTCTGTCGCTGGAATTTCTTCTGATTTGGATCAGGATAGTCGAGAAAAAGTATTGCTGGAGTTTAAACAAAAAACGGTTCGTATTCTTGTTGCTACTGATATATTGAGTCGTGGGGTCGATATCAAAGACATTAATTTGGTCATCAATTATGATGTTCCAGGCGATGCTGCTGATTATGTCCACAGGGTAGGACGTACCGCTCGTGCTTCTACTACAGGGGTTGCATTGACCTTGGTGAATGAGGACGATATGTATAAATTTTCTAGAATCGAAAAATTAATCGAGTCAAAAATTCCTCAAATACGACTTCCTCAAGCGTTGGGTGATGGTCCAGAATATAAGTTGCGTGGAGGTGGGCGAAAAAAGAAATACAACAACAAGAATAAAAATGCCAACCGTTCTAAAGGGACTAATTATAGAAAAAAAACAGGCAATAGAAATTCAAAAAATAAGTCGCAAAAGACAAAGAACAAATAAGTAGAATGGACGGACGGAACAGAACAGATATAAAGGTAGGAGCAGAAGTAGCTATTGTGCTAAAAAAGGATCAAGCTACGGGATTGTTGACTGAGGGCTATGTTAAAAATATACTAACCAAAAGCAAATTTCATCCACATGGCATAAAAGTACGCCTAGATACTGGTGAGGTGGGGCGTGTAAAAGAAATTTTAGACGATGGGGAATAAGTTTTTTTAGAACACTGTGTACTTAGTTCCACATATCAATAGGTCGAATTTCAAAACCCTTGTCTAATAATTGCATTAATAAACCACAGTCGTAGCGTAGATGGTACCAACCAATAGCTACAAAACAGTTGTGTTCCTCCAAGTATTGAGGTAACAAGTCAGCCCACTGCTTATTCCGTTCCGTTATAAGTGGATAAATCGTAGGGCATGGATCTCTGAACGCAAAGGGCAGTTCCATATCTCGATAGTCCATGACAAAGTCACATTCATCTTCCAAGGTATGGTGGTTGGATTTAAGTCCTTTTATCAAAATTTTGAGACGTTTAATTTGAAGAATTTCAGAATTTCGAGGGACATATTCTTCTTTGAGCTGCTTAAATCGATCTTCTCCTTTTTCAAATCCTTTGGTTGGGATATTATACATTGCTGCCAAATTCTCTATATAGGTATCCATATTCCGAAAATCATCTCGTTCGCTACACCCTTCGCAGACATCTCTAAAATATTCTAAACTAAGGTATAAATCGAGTTCGTGCAAATGAAGTTTTTGATACGGCTTGCCTTGAAATTTTTCAGCAATAAATTGCAATTCACTTCTATTCAATAACTTTTCCAACGTTGGGTTATCAACCCTGTCTTTTACTACAGTCCAAAGATTAGCATCATTGCCAATCGTTTGTAAGAGTACTAAATCGGCCTGCTTTAATTTTTTGTAGGCTGTGGACATGGTATGAAAAAATTTGCTTCCAAAAGCATGCGAAGTACCTAAAATATAAGAAGTTTTATCATGAACGGTGTCCTTGACTTCCCATAGAACGGTATGATAAATGGTATGGTTAAACTGAGCATGGCTACATTTTGCCCCCAATAGGCTAAATATACAAAATAAATAAAATCGCATATCTTATGTTTTTTTAGTACGTGGTAGGGGCGTATATCACAAAGTAATAGCGAATTCAGTTGGCTCGTTTATGAGCGTGACCACTTATGTTAAAACGATTCATCATGCTCCATTTTAGTAGACCTACTGGTATAGTTTGGGAATGTTTAGGCGCTAAAAATGCTCTTTTGATAGAGAAATTTTTTTCTTTTTTATAAAAAAAAGAAAATGGACGAAGTATTAATTCAAAGACTATGAATAAAAAACTACATTTGTGTTGAATCAAATTTCCTGAATGGCTGAGTTGATTGTGAAGTATAAAGTTAACAAAATTGATCGAAATATTAACCATAAGAAATCAGCATTATTTATTCGATTTGCGCATGGGGGGAGTTTGTGAATGTTATTTTGTTGCTTCCGTTTTGTTTTATTCATACTTACTTAATGGGCGAATTTCGTGAGGCAATATAGCGAATGCCATTGTTCTGATTGGATAAAAAAACGTCAAAAAAACGAAATAAATAAGCATACAAAGTACTAGCTGAAAATCTGCCAATTAGTTGTATTGGGGAACCATTATTTAATTTATTAATCTACTTAAGATGAGAGTTTTATGGATAATTATTGTAACATTCATAGCATTTGAAGTTACAGCACAAGATAAAGAGTTAACATTGGAAGATGCCGTAATTGGACAATGGAGGCAATTTTATCCAACACATATTAGTAACCTAGTTTGGAGAGCAGAAGGGGATGTGGTTACTTTTCGTTCGGAGGATGCTAAGAAGATAATGACACAAAAAGTAGGCTCAAAAGAGGCAACGGAGTTATTTAATCTAGATGCTTTGAACAAAGCGCTTGGCGAAGAATTAAGTGCAATGCCTTTTATTCGTTGGGAAGCAGAGCGTGAATTTAGTTTTAAATATGGAGGGCAGCTATTTGGAATGCTTTTGACAGGAAACAAAATTACTAAAAAGAACGTAGTTTCTATGCCAAAAGCTGCTAATATAGATTATCACAAAGCTTCTCAACAAGTTGCCTTTACAAAGGATCATAATTTGTGGATTCAGAATAAAGAAGGGGATGAAGTTGCGGTTACAACATCTGAAGATGCTAATATTGTTAGCGGACAAGCGATTGCTCGTCATGAATTTGGGATAAGCAAAGGAACGTTTTGGTCGCCTAATGGAGCGTTTTTGGCCTTTTATCAAAAGAATGAAATTGATGTAGCAGATTACCCCTTGCTAGACATCAGTACCACACCAGGAAGTTTGAAAACAATTAAATATCCAATGGCTGGACAAAAAAGCGAATATGCGAGCATTGGTATTTATGATACAAAAACCAATAAAACAGTTTATTTAAAAGTAAAAGGGCCAAAGGATCAATATCTAACCAATTTGGGCTGGGGACCAGAAGAGAAATTTGTTTATGTTGCTGTTGTAAACAGAGAACAAAATCATGCTTGGCTCAATAAATATGATGCGTTAACAGGAGATTTTATCAAGACCTTATTTGAAGAAAAACACAGCAAATATGTTGAACCAGAACATCCTGTTTGGTTTATTCCTGGTAACAACAAGGAATTTTTGTGGTGGTCAGAGCGTGATGGTTTTATGCACTTGCACCGCTTTAATACGGATGGAAAATACCTTGGACAAGTAACAAAAGGCAAGTGGGTAACCTTGAATATTCTAGGGTTAGATCATACTGGCAAAAATATCTTGGTTACGGGAACCGATGAGTCTGGCTTGAATACAACGCTTTATTCTGCTCCGTTGGCAGGAGGGAAAGCGTCTAAGCGATTGGTGCAAACAGATGGTATCCACCGCTTTTCTTTGAGTAGTTCTAAAAAATATGTGGTTGACAATTATTCTGATATTAAGACACCGCATATTTCTCGTATTATTGACCTAAAAGAAAAGACTAAAAATACCTTGCATATTGCTAAAAATCCTTATGAAGGTTATAAAATTGCTAAACCAGAATTGCTTACCCTAAAAGCTAAAGATGGAACCCCCTTGCAGGCTCGTATGATCAAACCAGCAGATTTTGATCCAACTAAAAAGTATCCTGTTATCGTTTATGTTTATGGTGGTCCTCATGCACAAATGGTCAAAAACAGTTGGTTGGCTAGTGCTAGCTTGTGGATGTATCATGCAGCCAACAAAGGTTATTTGGTTTTTACATTGGATAATAGAGGGTCTGCTAATAGAGGGCTTGAATTTGAAAATGTAATCCATAGACAGTTGAGTAAGAATGAAATGGAAGATCAAATGGTAGGTGTTGATTATTTAAAAACACTGCCTTATGCTGATACCGATAAAATGGCGGTGCATGGTTGGTCTTATGGTGGTTTTATGACGACTTCGTTGATGCTAAAATACCCAGATGTATTTAAGGTAGGTGTTGCTGGTGGACCTGTAACCGACTGGAATTATTATGAGGTGATGTATGGCGAGCGTTATATGGATAAACCAGAAGAAAATCCAGAGGGATATAAAGAAACACAACTTAAAAATTATGTAAAAAATCTAAAAGGAGACCTTTTGTTGATTCACGGAACGGTAGATGATGTTGTTGTTATGCAACATAATTTAGCACTTGTTCAAGCCTTTGTTGATAATGGTATCCTAATGGATTTTTTCCCTTATCCAATGCATCCACACAATGTAAGAGGAAAGGATAGAATTCACTTGATGAATAAGGTTTTGACTTATATCGATGAAAAACTAGCTAAGTAATTAAAGAACAAATATAGACCATTCGCTAAGTACAGCGTATTTAGCGAATGGTTACTTACCGTTGAGTAACTGAGAAAAGACATGGGAACGATCCATAAAAAAATAGATCAAGCAATAATTGATGACTTGTTAGTGACCATTCCGAGGGGAACGGTTGATATGAGAGATGATCGAACCAAAAAAACTTGGTCGGTTAACATTGATTGTTTTAAACTATCTAAGTTTCCAATAACGCAAGCATTGTATAGAACAGTAACTGGCAATAATCCTTCAACATTCATGGGGGATCAACTACCAATTGAGACTGTTTCTTGGATTGATGCAGTAAATTTTTGCAATGAATTATCAGAATCTTTCGGAAAGGATAAATGCTATACCATTGATGTAACAACTGGAATTGCTGCCTTGAATTCTGAAGCCAATGGGTTTCGATTGCCCACAGAGGCGGAATGGCAATATGCTTGTCAGGCAGGAACGAAAGATATTCGGCATGGAGCATTAAATGAAATTGCTTGGTTTAAAGACAATTCCAATAATCAAACTCAAGCAGTGGGACAAAAAAAACCGAACAATTGGGGGCTTTATGATATGTTGGGAAATGTTTGGGAATGGTGTTCAGATATTTATGATGAAACGGTTTACGGAACCTATCGTGTCTTTCGGGGGGGCGGTTGGTGCGACCAAGAAAGGAGTGTTATGGCAACAACTCGAAGAAGAAGCCATCCTTTCTCGTTTAAAATAGATGACCTAGGATTCAGAATAGGAATGAACTCAAAAAAATAAAAAATAACCGCTAATAGGCGTATCGTTCATGGCTGAGAACCAAAGCCACGATACCGTGCACAAAACGCAATAATTAATATGGGACTAATTGCTTTAGAGGGGATGGAGTTTTATGCTTATCATGGCTTTTATGAAGAGGAACAATTAATAGGAGGGGATTATATTATTGATGTATATTTGGATACCGATTTTGATGCAGCTTCCTATAACGATGAGTTGGATGTTACGATTAATTATGAAACAATTTATCGTATTGTGAAGGTAGAAATGCAAAAAAACTCTAAATTGTTGGAAGCCATAGCAAGGCGAATCATTGAGAAAATAATAGGTATTTGCAAGACCGTACAAGCCATTAAAATTCGAGTGACAAAAAAACATCCTCCTTTGGGGGCTAGTGTACAACGAGCTTTTATAGAGCTAGAAGAAAGCTATGTGGTTCAGTGCAATAAATGTAAACGTCCTTTTCTTTCTCATCATCATGGAGATTGTTGGACCAAACATGGACAGATTTACCCTGAAACACGGGCAACATTAACCCGTACCTTTGGGCCTAATATTTGTTATAATTGCTTGCTTCCTCATTTTATTAAGGCTCGAAAAGATTAGCAGTAAAGGGCTTTATTTGGTTACCTAAAATCTGAGTGTTGGATAAAAGCTTAATTTTAGATTGGCGTGCTTTTGGTTTAACAAGGAATGTACTTATAATTTAATAACTCATAATAGTCTAAGAATAATGAAAAGAATTACTATTTGGATGTTTTGTTTTTTAACAGCATTTTCTTTATCTAACTGCGATACAGTACAAGATATTGTTAATACCACTTTGGGCAGTAGTTCAAGTAGTGGTGGTGGTCTAAGCAACGACCAGATTGTTTCGGGCTTAAAGCAAGCCCTAATACAAGGGACTTCAAATGGAGTGAATGTATTATCAGTAAAAGATGGTTTTTTCAAAAATGCAGCCGTGAAGGTATTGTTTCCGCCAGAGGCTCAAAAGGTAGAAAAAACATTGAGAGATGTTGGAGCAGGACAAATTGTAGATTTGGCCGTAGAAAAAATCAATCGTGCTGCTGAAGATGCCGCAAAAGGAGCGAAGGATATTTTTATCAACGCAATTACCAAAATGACGGTAAATGATGCCATGAACATATTAATGGGAGCCGATAATGCTTGCACCAATTATCTCAGAAAATCTACTTCTTCTGCTTTGTTTACTTCCTTTAATCCTGTCATCAAAAAATCGCTCAACCAAGTGGGGGCTTCTGATGCATGGGGAACGGTAATGACCAATTATAATAGAATCCCATTTGTAGAAAAAATCAACCCAGATTTGGACGATTATGTAACCAACAAAGCAATGGATGGGGTATTTCACATGATTGAAAAAGAAGAGAAATTAATCAGAAAAGATCCCGTTAAGCGAGTAACTGATTTGCTTAAAAAGGTATTTGGAATGCAAGACAAAAAATAATTTGTTGTTTTGGAGGTTGGGCTTTTGTGTTTTATGGATTGAAATAGAGCCGAAATTGAAAACCAAGCCATGAAATGACGAAAAAAAAGTCTTAAAATTATAGCTTTCGCTGTACAACTTGAAGTATCTTCTCGTTTGTAAGGTAAAAAAATGTCCTTGCTTATAGAGAATAATGCTTCAAGTTTTTTTTTGCATAACTTCTTTGTAAATTTGACGAATTCAAAATTTGAAACCTCTACCCAATAAAACAGGTTGGACTGTGGTTGGGAAGATATTATTATTAAAGTTGATGTAGCATACAAACTTTTTTTAATAATAGATACTTCCACGGAAGTATTGGGTTAAACAAACAGAACAAAAATTTATGACCATTTTGAAAGCATTTTTCAAGTTGTACTTGTTGAGTTTTTTAATGTTATATACTTATCGTAGCAATGCTCAACAACTAAGTTTAGTACCACTTGAAAGCAACCCTGTTATTCTAAAACATTTAAAAGATCATCCTTTGAGTGCTGCTAGAAATAACCAAGTTTGTCCCACCGATACCTTGACCTTGCCATTTTTTGATGATTTTGCAACAACCAACATTTATCCTAATTGCAGTCGTTGGCAAGACAATCACGTTTTCATTAATGCTGATATGGCCTATAATCCTCCTTCGGTAGGAGTGGCAACATTTGATGGGCTATCGCCTAATGGTTCTCCTTATGATGCGCTGTCATCTCCAGCTTTGGGCAAACCTGCCGATACCTTAACTTCACAGCATATTAATTTGTCGGGAAAAACGAGCAACGATGCTATTTTTTTGAGTTTCTTTTACCAAAAACAAGGCTTGTCGGATCGCCCTGAAGTACAGGATTCTTTTATCCTAGAATTTAAAGACATCAACGATGTTTGGGTAAGAGTATGGGAAGAAGAAGGGGTAGCCGATTCGGTATCTTCTAATGTTATTCTTCCTTTCGAGCAGCAATATATAGCAATAGACAGTACTTATTTTCTATACGATGGATTTCAATTTCGTTTTAGAAATTTAGCCGCTATTGCGGGAAACAACGATCATTGGCACTTGGATTATGTGATGTTGGATGAGAATAGAACCAATAATGCAGATACCTTGCACCCAACATATGGTAGTTATGCGGATGTAGCATTTACACATCGAGCTTCTTCTCCATTAAAAGATAACTTGACCGCAATGCCTTGGAGGCATTTTGATGCTGCAACTTGCTGGGGAACAACGTTGAAAATCCAGAATTATAACCACAACCATAGTCAGGTTGCTACCTTGGATAGACAATGTACGGTCAATGAAATCAGCCCCAATACTACTTCTTTGTTGGTAGAAGGGATTCCTGCTGTAGGAGCTTATGGACCAAGTCCTAATACGAATGATAGTTTAACGCATACCATTGTGAATAACTATGCTACATTCAACCCAATCGAGAAAACAGTTTTGGAAACCACTTACACGATCTTAAATCCATCTGGTTTTCAAAGTAATCCTATTTTTGAGCCCAATGATACAACTCGAACACAGACGGTTTTGGATAATTATTTTGCTTATGACGATGGAACCGCCGAAACTCGCATCATTGCTCAAGGATTAGGAACTAAAATAGCAGTAGAATACAAAGCAGAGGTAACCGATACGCTTCAAGGTATTTATATTCACTTGCCTTACTTTAGAAATAGAGATGCTGAAAGAGATTTTGTAAATATCAAAGTTTGGGTAGATAGCTTGTCCAATGATTCAGAAGTTTTTTCTAGAGATTTGCACCATTTGCGTTATAGATGGGGATTTAACGGGTTTTATTTTGTAGATTTAGTCGATTATAATGGCGATAAATTTTTGATCCCATTACATGCTGGACAAACTTTTTATGTAGGTTGGCAACAATCAATTGGTACAAATGTGCCTGTTGGTTTTGATCGAAGTACAGACAATAAAGACAAAACTTGGGTTGGAGTTGGTTCTACTTGGACAAATTCAACCGTTAGTGGTAGCGTTATGATTCGTCCTTTGTTGTCTCCTGATAGCAATTATACGCTAATTCCTGTTCAACGATTAGAAGAAGCGACTAATAATTTGACGATTTATCCAAATCCTACCAAGGACATTTTAAATTTAGAATTAGAGCATTACGAACAAGTTGATGGCTATACCATCAGTATTCACAATGCACTAGGACAAATCGTTTATACAGCTGGTTTCGAACAACAACTTAATTTAGGAACATGGAACACTGGTTTGTATATTTTGACATTGAGAAATGAGCAAGGGAAAACGATTGCGCAACAAAAAATTATAAAACACTAGACTAGAACGGTGCAAAAATATATTTTTGCACCGTTTCATATTGTTCGTAAAGCAGCAAAATCTGTTTTGAGGACAATGGAATAATGAATAAAAGTAACTAGAAAAAAAGAACATGAAAGTAGATATTTTAGCAATTGGTGTACACCCCGATGACATAGAATTATCTTGCTGTGGAACGTTATTGCATCATATTGCAATGGGAAAAACAGTGGGGTTATTGGATCTTACTTGTGGTGAATTAGGAACGAGGGGAACGGCAGAAATTCGTCTACAAGAAGCAGAAAATGCTTCTCAAATGATTGGCGCAGTGGTAAGGGGAAACTTAGAAATGGAGGATGGCTTTTTTGAGTACACCAAAGAAAATATGCTTAAAATTGTAGAAATCATTCGTTTGATGCGCCCTGAAATTGTTTTGGCGAATGCAATCTCTGATCGTCATCCCGATCATGGACGAGCGGCTAAATTAACTGCTGATGCTTGTTTTTATGCAGGTCTTCGTCGAATTGAGACAGAGTGGGAAGAGGAAGCACAAGAGGCTTGGAGACCCAAAGCAGTTTATCATTATATTCAAGATCATAATTTGAAACCAGATTTTGTAGTGGATATAAGCCCTTATATGGACCGAAAAATTGAAATTATTCAAGCTTATAAATCTCAGTTTTACGATCCTAATTCAAAAGAGCCTAAAACGCCAATCTCTGGAATGGATTTCTTGGAGTCCATTAAGGGCAAAAATGCAATGTATGGTCGCCCTGCTGGATTTGCTTATGGGGAAGGTTTTATGGTAGCGAGAACCATTGGGGTAAACAATATTTTTGACTTGGTATAACAATCTAAAGCAATTCGTTTGCGAGCGAATAGTAAAATAGCAACTTCTAATAAATTTTTAAAACAGATGACATCAAATGCAGTTTATTTAGGCGAATTGAGGGTAGAAGCTACACACCTTAAGTCAGGAGAAATTATGATTACAGATGCTCCTATAGATAACAATGGAAAGGGGGAAGCTTTTTCTCCTACGGATACAGTTGCTACCGCCTTAGCGACTTGTATGCTTACTATAATGGGAATTCGTGCCAGCAAAAAAGGAATTAACATCCAAGGAGCCAAAGCAGAAATCACCAAAACAATGGCTTCTAATCCTAGAAGAATTTCAAAAATAGAGGTGAAGATTTCCATGCCTAAGATTGGCATAGAGAGCAATTTTCAAGAACTTTTAGAAATGGCGGCAAAATCTTGCCCTGTAGCTCAAAGCATACATCCAGATATTGAACAAATCGTTGATTTTGTTTGGTGATTTGAAGAAAGTAATAGAATAACCAACAGATATAAAAAATTCCCCAACTGCTATCAATAGAGACTATTATAAAACTATTAATTACAAGATTATGCGCAGTTTATTAGGATTGCTGATTTTATGCTGCCTACTGGGGCAGACACAAGATTTACTTGCCCAAAAAAGAAAGGGAAGAAAAGAATACAAGGTTTTTGATGAAAACACCAAACCTCCAAATGGCTTTTTGGTAGATTTTTCCTACGGGGTTCATTTGCCATTTGCAGACATGGCAGAGAATTTTAAATATAACTTTTCATTAGCAGGGAAGATACAATATATTTTTTCAAACAATTTTGCAGTTGGATTGGTTGGAGATTATCAGTTTGTAGACGATTTAAAAACAGATGTTGTCGCAAACCTTAGAGAAGAAGAAGGTTCTATTATAGATCGATTTGGGCAATTGTCAGATGTTCATTTAGGACAACGTGGTTTTTTTCTAGGAGCTAGTGTAAGTTATCTAATTCCCGTACTTAAAAAATATAAGCGCTCAGGGATTGAGGTACGTTTTGAGGGAGGTTATCAGCAGCATTGGGTTCGGATAGAAGTCTTGGGAGGAGATATTTTTGCTCTATCTGATGAGTATAAAAAAGGGTATGATCGAATGACGACAGGTTTTGCTATGCGCCAATATATTGGTTACCGTCATTTGGATAAAAATCGCTTATTGAATTTCTTTGGAGGTTTTGATATTATGCAGGCTTTTACTAAAAATAGAAGAGGGTATAATTTTGATACAGGACAAGTAGACAATAAAGATCGAATTGATATTTTAATCGGCTTTCGTGTAGGAGTAACACTTCCTATTTATATTTATACTCCTGAAACACAAGAGGATATTCGCTTTTATTAGAATTAGAATCTATTTTTTACGCAAAGTATAAAACCTGCCCTCAATTTGACAAAAGGGGGCAGGTTTATTTTATTAGGAAATACTATCTTTCTTAACATTATCAACTTCTACCATCAAAACTTCATCCAGAAGAGAAATTTCTTTACCAATTTCAATTGGTAGGGGCAAAGCAGTAGTAGGAACCAATACAATCCCTTTATGTTCTTCGTCAATCTCAAATGGATCTGTAATCTCTAATCCATAAGTATCCAACAATAGTTTAAATTTACTATCTTTTTGGGTAGACATTTGTTCTAAATCACCATTATAGATAACTGTAAATGTTATTTTTTTTGCTTTTTCAGATTCTTCTAGAAATGCTCTTGTACTACTTTTTAGCTTTTCATTAGACATGGTATCTAAAATAGTTGTTCCAAATGAATTATCAATGACGGATTCATTACAACTTATGGTAATTGTGAAAAAAAATATAAAAGCTAAAATATTGGTAATTGAGGAAAATTTCATATTGATTGAATTATGGAATATTTGATGTGCATGTTATACCCTACGATATAATAAAATTCGTGCCTTATTTTAACTTGCTGATTTTTAATATGTTGTAAATTTACGTAATTGCTATTTATTTTCATAATAAAACAGTGTTAAAAGAAAATAAAATTTTGCAGTGGTTGAAGTTAAGCACTAGTAAACATAGCTTTACAAAAAATGCCTAAAAGGTTGTGCCCTATTAGAAAATGAACATAGGAACAAAGAAGGGGAAAACACAAAATTAACTTTTAGGATATAATACAATACATGTGGGACATTGTAACTGTATTATCACCAATATAATATAATTTCAACAAAAATTGAAACTATTTATTATAAATATCCAATTTTTTTTCATATTTCATAGGAAATTAAATCTATTATCTGTTGGTAAAGACCTCATAACCTATGAAATATGACTTTAGGTATTGATAAAGTATTAATACCTATTTATAAATAAGAATATACAAATTAAGTTGACCAATGATTATCACTTAGTAATCCTGATGATTATGAATGGCCGCTAAAAATTCTTTTTTGGTAGTGGGATTGTTAAACTTTCCGCTATATGCCGTGGTAATTGTACTACTAGAAATATCTTTTATCCCTCTAGAGGAGACGCACATATGTTTGGCATCAACATAAACAGCAACATCATCTGTACCTAAAGCTGTTTTTAATTCTTCGAGGATTTGCATGCTGAGTCGCTCTTGTACTTGAGGACGTTTAGCAAAGTATTGTACAATTCTATTTATTTTAGATAGCCCAATAACTTTTCCGTTTGCTATATATGCAACATGGGCTTTACCATAAATAGGTAAAAAATGATGTTCGCAGGTAGATTGTAACAGGATGTTTTTTTCAATCAACATCTCATTGTACTGATATTTGTTGTCAAAAAGAGCAATTTTAGGCTTATTAGCAGGATTTAAACCACTAAAAATTTCTTTAACATACATTTTTGCGACACGATATGGTGTACCTTTAAGACTATCATCTGTTAAGTCAAGCCCCAAGAGGTTCATAATTTCACGAAAATGTTTTTGTATCCTATCAATCTTTTCTTCATCAGAAAGCTCAAATGCGTCAGCACGCATAGGTGTATCTAGAGAGGTAAGAATGTGTTGATCGCCTATTTCTTCATAAATTTCGATCATTTTTTTGTCTAGGATTGGAGTTTTACCATTCTTCATTGGAAACAATTTGTATAGACCTTGTTAAAGCCTATTTTTTGAAAATATAAAATTTATACAACATAACACCTATATTTTTTGGTGGTAGTTAATTGGGAAAATACCCAGTAAGTTTGTATGCATTACTCATTATACTTTTAACGATAGAAAAAAAAATGTGTTCATCAAAAAGAAACTTTTATGCGTTAAAAGAGCGAAATGAGTAATTTTAAAAATAATTAAAATTTAACATTACTCTGTACAAAACATGCAGTAGCAAAGCTACTAAGTAAAAGATAGAAATACACAGAGTATTAATTTAATAAATAACACAAAAATAGTATCATTTCAGTTTTTTTCCTTAAAAAAGGAAAATTTATAGTACACTATTATACGAAATGAGAAAAAGAAGTTAAATAAAATTACAAAAAAATAAACTCCAATGGCTTGGATTGCTGCGTGAGATTCCTCATTTTGTTAG from Aureispira anguillae encodes:
- a CDS encoding T9SS type A sorting domain-containing protein: MTILKAFFKLYLLSFLMLYTYRSNAQQLSLVPLESNPVILKHLKDHPLSAARNNQVCPTDTLTLPFFDDFATTNIYPNCSRWQDNHVFINADMAYNPPSVGVATFDGLSPNGSPYDALSSPALGKPADTLTSQHINLSGKTSNDAIFLSFFYQKQGLSDRPEVQDSFILEFKDINDVWVRVWEEEGVADSVSSNVILPFEQQYIAIDSTYFLYDGFQFRFRNLAAIAGNNDHWHLDYVMLDENRTNNADTLHPTYGSYADVAFTHRASSPLKDNLTAMPWRHFDAATCWGTTLKIQNYNHNHSQVATLDRQCTVNEISPNTTSLLVEGIPAVGAYGPSPNTNDSLTHTIVNNYATFNPIEKTVLETTYTILNPSGFQSNPIFEPNDTTRTQTVLDNYFAYDDGTAETRIIAQGLGTKIAVEYKAEVTDTLQGIYIHLPYFRNRDAERDFVNIKVWVDSLSNDSEVFSRDLHHLRYRWGFNGFYFVDLVDYNGDKFLIPLHAGQTFYVGWQQSIGTNVPVGFDRSTDNKDKTWVGVGSTWTNSTVSGSVMIRPLLSPDSNYTLIPVQRLEEATNNLTIYPNPTKDILNLELEHYEQVDGYTISIHNALGQIVYTAGFEQQLNLGTWNTGLYILTLRNEQGKTIAQQKIIKH
- the bshB1 gene encoding bacillithiol biosynthesis deacetylase BshB1; this translates as MKVDILAIGVHPDDIELSCCGTLLHHIAMGKTVGLLDLTCGELGTRGTAEIRLQEAENASQMIGAVVRGNLEMEDGFFEYTKENMLKIVEIIRLMRPEIVLANAISDRHPDHGRAAKLTADACFYAGLRRIETEWEEEAQEAWRPKAVYHYIQDHNLKPDFVVDISPYMDRKIEIIQAYKSQFYDPNSKEPKTPISGMDFLESIKGKNAMYGRPAGFAYGEGFMVARTIGVNNIFDLV
- a CDS encoding OsmC family protein encodes the protein MTSNAVYLGELRVEATHLKSGEIMITDAPIDNNGKGEAFSPTDTVATALATCMLTIMGIRASKKGINIQGAKAEITKTMASNPRRISKIEVKISMPKIGIESNFQELLEMAAKSCPVAQSIHPDIEQIVDFVW
- the folE gene encoding GTP cyclohydrolase I FolE, producing MKNGKTPILDKKMIEIYEEIGDQHILTSLDTPMRADAFELSDEEKIDRIQKHFREIMNLLGLDLTDDSLKGTPYRVAKMYVKEIFSGLNPANKPKIALFDNKYQYNEMLIEKNILLQSTCEHHFLPIYGKAHVAYIANGKVIGLSKINRIVQYFAKRPQVQERLSMQILEELKTALGTDDVAVYVDAKHMCVSSRGIKDISSSTITTAYSGKFNNPTTKKEFLAAIHNHQDY